In the Gossypium raimondii isolate GPD5lz chromosome 9, ASM2569854v1, whole genome shotgun sequence genome, one interval contains:
- the LOC128031998 gene encoding receptor kinase-like protein Xa21 gives MPNGSLQKWLYSDDHALDILQRINIMVDVASALEYLHSGFLIPIIHCDLKPSNVLLDEDMVGHVGDFGVSKILGEGDSIKQTMTLATVGYMSPDDVFISKYGLAGIVSVKCDVYSYGILLMETFTRKKPTNEFFVGEMSMKHWVKMSLSNGINGVGDSSIVQEEDEYFVIKANCISSIMELALNCSAELPENRMDMKNDVIFGITKPPNYCFPTSPGIGMGETLVLYRQMVEAYAEEETTIAEEYLKDNEYPVRMQTQSQPAYEFPVPRLTYCLEMLGSSSHYQQPVSSIMDEFFNFVPQYSTPTDQTFGSFDFSTYFSTPKVRRWMMKMQVQ, from the exons ATGCCTAATGGAAGTCTTCAGAAATGGTTATATTCTGACGATCATGCCTTGGATATCCTACAAAGAATCAACATAATGGTTGACGTTGCATCAGCATTAGAATATCTCCATTCTGGATTTCTTATTCCTATAATCCATTGTGACTTGAAACCAAGTAATGTCTTATTGGATGAAGACATGGTTGGACATGTGGGAGATTTTGGAGTTTCTAAAATATTGGGAGAAGGAGATTCCATCAAGCAAACAATGACGCTTGCTACTGTTGGCTATATGTCACCAGATGATGTTTTCATTTCTA AATACGGATTGGCAGGAATTGTTTCTGTAAAATGTGATGTCTATAGTTATGGTATTTTGTTAATGGAAACTTTCACAAGGAAAAAGCCtacaaatgaattttttgttgGAGAAATGAGTATGAAGCATTGGGTGAAAATGTCACTATCTAATGGAATAAATGGTGTAGGGGATTCCAGCATAGTgcaagaagaagatgaatacTTTGTTATTAAAGCAAATTGTATATCATCAATTATGGAATTAGCTTTGAACTGTTCAGCTGAGCTACCTGAAAATAGAATGGACATGAAGAAT GATGTCATTTTTGGCATTACTAAGCCACCAAACTATTGTTTTCCCACTTCTCCAGGGATTGGGATGGGGGAAACACTTGTTCTATATAGACAAATGGTTGAGGCATATGCCGAAGAGGAG ACTACAATTGCAGAAGAATATTTAAAGGATAATGAGTACCCAGTTCGGATGCAAACACAATCACAACCTGCATATGAGTTTCCAG TTCCAAGGCTAACCTATTGTCTGGAGATGCTTGGTTCTAGTTCTCATTATCAGCAACCGGTGTCATCTATAATGGATgagtttttcaattttgtacCACAGTATTCCACACCTACCGATCAAACCTTTGGgtcatttgatttttcaacttACTTTTCTACACCCAAGGTTCGTCGATGGATGATGAAAATGCAGGTTCAATGA